Proteins encoded in a region of the Bacillus horti genome:
- a CDS encoding glyoxalase superfamily protein, whose product MHLTEHHGDSTPGSAIRVEIQNIEEFHKELASKNYAYARPGLEETPWKTREIRVGDPFHNHLLFYEFTNES is encoded by the coding sequence ATCCACTTAACGGAGCATCATGGGGACTCTACCCCTGGATCAGCTATTCGTGTAGAGATACAGAACATCGAAGAATTTCATAAAGAGCTTGCTTCTAAGAACTATGCATATGCACGTCCGGGATTAGAGGAAACTCCTTGGAAAACGCGTGAAATCAGAGTTGGTGATCCCTTTCATAACCATCTTTTGTTCTATGAATTTACAAACGAATCATAA
- a CDS encoding RrF2 family transcriptional regulator has product MVKKSASAIPDKTFGVAVQALVVLSLRSDTCPSCDIAAYMQSEATQLRRILAKLVRSGLLVTREGRDGGYRLKQSPDSFTLADVYMALQTEEDRLCHLSESTGSNPFGQQMSHAFTELKVELEQSALQVLRQYTLADFAERIKKTLNH; this is encoded by the coding sequence TTGGTTAAGAAAAGTGCTAGTGCAATACCTGATAAAACGTTTGGAGTAGCTGTACAAGCCTTGGTAGTACTGTCCCTTCGCTCTGATACTTGTCCAAGCTGTGATATCGCTGCCTACATGCAATCTGAAGCAACCCAGTTAAGAAGGATTTTAGCAAAGCTTGTCCGAAGTGGCTTACTGGTAACGAGAGAGGGTCGAGATGGTGGCTATCGCCTAAAACAAAGCCCAGACTCTTTCACATTAGCTGACGTTTACATGGCGCTGCAAACTGAAGAAGATAGGCTATGCCATTTATCGGAATCAACAGGCTCTAACCCATTTGGACAGCAGATGAGTCATGCTTTTACAGAACTGAAGGTTGAGCTTGAGCAATCCGCTTTACAGGTTCTTAGGCAGTATACTCTTGCCGATTTTGCAGAGAGGATTAAGAAAACTTTAAACCATTGA
- a CDS encoding YxeA family protein has protein sequence MKKIFATLLTVVVVFMGMVLALATVDINRLGKDNLYVQISEHTDIEETRLDSGEVVKRYWYELPAYDENGVKNMVEFSAARELRLDAYLMLYVKNENEVTSYDEVQWNEIPTQAQEKLDN, from the coding sequence ATGAAGAAAATTTTTGCAACACTTTTGACGGTTGTTGTTGTTTTTATGGGGATGGTGCTTGCTTTAGCTACTGTGGATATTAACCGTTTAGGAAAAGATAATCTCTATGTTCAAATCAGTGAGCATACGGATATAGAGGAAACAAGATTAGATTCAGGTGAAGTTGTGAAGCGTTACTGGTATGAGCTGCCTGCCTATGATGAAAATGGAGTAAAGAATATGGTTGAATTCTCTGCTGCAAGGGAGCTGAGGCTAGACGCTTATCTGATGCTTTACGTAAAGAATGAAAATGAGGTAACTTCATATGATGAAGTACAGTGGAATGAGATCCCGACTCAAGCTCAAGAAAAGCTGGATAATTAG
- a CDS encoding DJ-1/PfpI family protein, producing MQKWKVGILLFDDVEVLDFAGPFEVFSITTINYGKADAYQPFEVSTISETGEPIRATNGLKVIPDYSLGTAPYFDLLVIPGGLGTDRERENKAMLHWIYNRYEDVKWMTSVCTGAFLLAEIGLLNHRRATTHCLSIETLKKDFPEISVKENVKFVDEGKIVTAAGVSAGIHMAFHMVRRLLGTEAAEQTAGFMEYDISFDELEGI from the coding sequence ATGCAGAAATGGAAAGTGGGAATTTTGTTATTCGATGACGTTGAAGTATTAGACTTTGCAGGCCCTTTTGAGGTCTTTTCCATTACGACTATAAATTACGGTAAAGCTGATGCCTATCAGCCTTTTGAGGTATCAACTATTTCAGAAACGGGGGAGCCCATAAGGGCAACAAACGGATTGAAAGTTATTCCGGACTATAGCTTGGGGACGGCACCTTACTTTGACCTGTTAGTTATACCTGGAGGGTTAGGAACAGACCGGGAGAGAGAAAATAAAGCCATGCTACATTGGATTTATAACCGTTACGAGGATGTGAAGTGGATGACGTCCGTATGTACAGGAGCTTTTCTACTCGCTGAAATTGGACTTTTAAATCATAGGAGGGCTACGACTCATTGTCTGTCTATAGAGACTTTGAAGAAAGATTTCCCTGAGATTTCGGTAAAGGAAAATGTGAAGTTTGTAGACGAGGGTAAAATTGTAACTGCCGCAGGTGTATCGGCGGGTATTCACATGGCCTTCCATATGGTTCGTCGATTGCTTGGAACAGAGGCAGCGGAGCAGACAGCTGGTTTTATGGAATATGATATAAGCTTCGATGAGCTTGAGGGTATTTAA
- a CDS encoding efflux RND transporter permease subunit, translated as MKDYLPEEAQSTTALQIMEQEFGGNIPTNRVMIEGVTLQEAIAFKEQLSAIDGVSDVTWLDDVVDLKAPLEMADTDTVEAYYKDDKALFMFSIRSGEEVSITNEIYELIGEENAMAGESLDTATQQQMTGTESFYAAALLVPIIIIILVISTTSWVEPIFFLIAIGVSILINMGTNIFLGEVSFITQSVAPILQLAVSLDYAIFLLHSFSDHRKTFKDPRIAMQHAMKDSFPAIGASATTTFFGFMALSFMQFEIGSDLGINLVKGILFSFISVMVLLPALTVLLYKWIDKTQHKPLIPSFKGVGNFVVKMKIPSLILIFVLIVPAFLAQSQTSFIYGIGEQPEETRAGSDIIKIQEHFGDTTPIVLLVPKEDIAKEEQLVRDLEEIEHVSSVLAYVNMVGTAIPPEYLDASVTEQFYSDNYSRIILQANTPTEGDLAFQVIEQVQDTARNYYGEEAYSVGESITLYDIKNTVQKDNTLVNILTLSTIALVLALTFKSISIPIVMLLTIQSSVWINLSVPYFTESTLVYVGYLLISIIQLAATIDYAILLTDAYKKYRQDMPALQALKKALDEKIFAISISASILSSVGFILWITSSNPIVSSIGLLLGRGALLAFIMVVFFLPAVLLVFDKLIRKTTWKANFYKEK; from the coding sequence ATGAAGGATTACTTGCCCGAAGAGGCTCAATCTACGACAGCTCTTCAAATTATGGAGCAGGAGTTTGGCGGTAATATCCCTACGAATCGCGTTATGATTGAGGGTGTGACTCTACAGGAAGCTATTGCTTTTAAAGAGCAACTCTCTGCAATAGATGGTGTTTCGGATGTCACATGGCTAGATGATGTTGTTGATCTAAAAGCCCCGCTTGAGATGGCGGATACTGATACGGTAGAAGCCTATTATAAGGATGATAAAGCCTTATTTATGTTTAGTATTCGTAGCGGAGAAGAGGTTTCCATTACCAATGAAATCTATGAATTGATTGGTGAAGAGAATGCTATGGCAGGAGAATCGCTTGATACTGCTACACAACAGCAAATGACGGGAACGGAAAGCTTTTACGCTGCCGCATTGTTAGTCCCGATCATTATCATTATCCTAGTTATTTCGACTACCTCTTGGGTGGAGCCTATCTTTTTCTTAATTGCTATCGGTGTTTCCATTTTAATTAACATGGGAACAAATATTTTTCTTGGTGAAGTATCCTTTATTACTCAATCAGTTGCTCCGATTTTACAGCTGGCCGTATCACTAGATTATGCCATCTTTCTTCTTCATAGCTTTTCCGATCATAGAAAGACTTTTAAAGATCCTCGGATCGCTATGCAGCACGCCATGAAGGATTCATTTCCTGCTATCGGAGCCAGTGCAACAACAACCTTTTTTGGTTTTATGGCGTTATCATTTATGCAATTTGAAATCGGATCTGATCTAGGAATTAATTTGGTAAAAGGGATCTTGTTTAGCTTCATTAGTGTGATGGTTCTATTACCTGCTTTAACCGTTTTACTATACAAATGGATTGATAAAACACAGCATAAGCCTTTAATACCTAGCTTCAAAGGAGTAGGGAATTTTGTTGTGAAAATGAAGATTCCTAGTCTTATACTTATCTTTGTCCTTATTGTACCCGCTTTTCTAGCACAAAGTCAGACGAGCTTCATTTATGGTATAGGCGAACAGCCAGAGGAGACAAGAGCAGGAAGCGATATTATAAAAATTCAAGAGCATTTTGGAGATACGACTCCAATTGTATTGCTAGTTCCTAAAGAAGACATCGCTAAAGAAGAGCAATTGGTAAGAGATCTCGAGGAGATAGAGCATGTTTCAAGTGTCCTCGCCTATGTAAATATGGTAGGTACTGCTATTCCACCAGAATATTTAGATGCTTCCGTAACGGAGCAATTTTATTCGGATAACTATAGTCGCATTATCCTACAAGCCAACACCCCTACTGAGGGAGATCTAGCGTTTCAAGTCATTGAACAGGTTCAGGATACGGCTAGGAATTATTACGGAGAGGAAGCCTACTCTGTGGGGGAAAGTATCACACTGTACGACATTAAAAATACAGTGCAAAAGGATAACACCCTAGTCAATATTTTAACGCTTAGTACGATTGCCCTTGTCCTTGCCTTAACCTTTAAATCTATTTCCATTCCTATCGTCATGCTATTAACCATTCAATCATCGGTTTGGATTAATCTATCAGTTCCTTACTTTACTGAGTCCACATTGGTTTATGTTGGTTATCTACTGATTAGCATCATTCAGCTTGCGGCAACAATTGATTACGCCATACTTCTAACAGATGCTTACAAAAAATATCGTCAGGATATGCCAGCACTACAGGCTCTAAAAAAAGCTTTGGATGAGAAAATTTTTGCCATCTCAATATCGGCCTCCATTTTATCTAGTGTCGGGTTTATTTTATGGATTACCTCATCCAACCCTATTGTAAGCTCAATCGGGTTATTACTTGGAAGAGGCGCACTGCTTGCCTTTATCATGGTTGTTTTCTTCCTACCAGCCGTTCTTCTTGTGTTTGACAAGCTCATTAGGAAAACAACCTGGAAAGCAAATTTTTATAAGGAGAAATGA
- a CDS encoding helix-turn-helix transcriptional regulator: protein MVKLDYLLSVLWILKTNPKTTAAQIAEQLEISVRTVYRYIDILCTSGVPIIAEPGHGGGFKLPESFVSLPLFFETMELKAIGHSALLARQAEYPYADSLDSALQKITHRLNDSQREELQRQSNGLQIVEQSRSLSLQSVLRQLEKSVLENATLFIHYAKSKRNIPIERKVDPYGLVFHLNKWYLVAYCHIRQQERVFRVDRISDLSYSGGTFDKPSIISIQDLFHCIHVKKEPKGNSVTVCLVGSEEILDQFCNHWFLQAHLSKRSDNKAEFALEDEAMKKYFPPLLLSFGKSVQVLKPSSLNEIMSTLAYDLAKFYEAPELR from the coding sequence ATGGTGAAACTAGACTATTTGTTATCTGTACTATGGATTCTTAAAACGAATCCAAAAACGACTGCTGCACAAATAGCTGAACAGTTGGAGATTAGTGTTAGAACAGTATATCGATATATTGATATACTTTGCACGAGCGGTGTGCCCATCATTGCCGAGCCAGGTCATGGAGGAGGCTTTAAGCTACCTGAGTCGTTTGTTAGTTTACCTCTCTTTTTTGAAACGATGGAGCTTAAAGCAATAGGACATAGTGCACTTCTTGCCCGTCAAGCTGAGTATCCCTATGCCGATTCTTTAGATAGCGCATTACAAAAGATTACACATCGACTTAACGATTCTCAGCGTGAAGAGCTACAGCGTCAATCCAATGGTCTTCAAATCGTTGAGCAGTCCCGCAGTTTATCTCTGCAATCTGTATTACGCCAGTTGGAGAAGTCTGTCTTAGAAAATGCGACTTTGTTCATCCACTATGCCAAATCCAAAAGAAACATACCAATAGAGAGGAAAGTTGATCCGTATGGATTGGTTTTTCATTTAAATAAATGGTATTTGGTTGCATACTGTCATATACGTCAGCAAGAGAGAGTATTTCGTGTCGACCGAATAAGCGACTTGTCTTATTCCGGAGGTACTTTCGATAAGCCTTCCATTATCTCAATTCAAGACCTCTTTCACTGCATACATGTCAAAAAAGAACCGAAGGGAAACTCAGTTACAGTATGCTTGGTAGGCAGTGAAGAAATCTTAGATCAGTTTTGCAATCATTGGTTTCTTCAAGCGCATTTATCTAAGCGTAGCGATAATAAAGCGGAATTTGCCCTAGAAGATGAAGCAATGAAGAAATACTTCCCCCCTCTTCTACTATCTTTTGGAAAAAGTGTTCAAGTCTTAAAGCCCTCTTCCTTAAATGAAATAATGTCTACTCTAGCGTATGATTTAGCAAAATTTTATGAAGCACCTGAACTTCGCTGA
- a CDS encoding YhgE/Pip domain-containing protein has product MRSIRKYLLILMTILLLLPSWSATTANSNSSTSQEDASTEMGEVSSKDEVVYATLNPSGKSEHIYVVNILDVAKAGEITDFGQYSSLKNLSNLSLIEQQDDSVSFVAPEGKFYYQGNIDDDSLPWNFSISYWLDGEEIAPDELIGENGDVQIQIETSANASVNPIFFENYLLQISVSFDLEKFKDIKAPDGVFANAGKNKQITFTVMPEQEETLLLEANVTDFELAGIDIAAVPFSMSVELPDMDSMTGDFATLSDAIEEVHNGITELLNGITELHDGASELRSGSREYRDGIAAINDSSADLVQASATIGEALKTLDQSLRGSLGEGSLDELQQLEDGLMQMANGLREMATGLETLGTHFGTSYEMLNNAMEEIPEHDVTEEDIQQLYASGANRAVLDKLISTYAAAQKAKGTYNAVKESFDAMETTLKQVNGSLTEMAGQMTGIAAELSAPTNQNPAESLAQLQEGISSLAQNYEAFHTGLEDYTGGIGQLSNSYGELDQGIEGLTDGIGELKDGVGELHAGTAELSSSTRDLPDQMKDEVDQLMADYDHSDFEVVSFVSQENENINLVQFVFRTADLKHPEPEVTENQAEEKEGFWNRFINLFRDLF; this is encoded by the coding sequence ATGAGGAGCATAAGAAAGTATCTACTTATCTTAATGACCATTCTTTTATTACTACCTTCATGGTCGGCTACTACAGCGAACTCAAATTCTAGCACATCCCAAGAAGATGCCTCTACAGAAATGGGAGAGGTCTCTTCCAAGGATGAAGTGGTCTATGCAACGCTAAATCCTAGCGGTAAAAGTGAACATATCTATGTTGTCAATATTTTAGATGTAGCCAAAGCTGGGGAGATCACCGATTTTGGTCAATACTCAAGCCTGAAAAATTTATCAAATCTATCTCTTATTGAACAACAGGATGATTCTGTGTCATTCGTAGCTCCTGAAGGAAAGTTTTATTATCAAGGTAATATTGACGATGATAGTCTTCCTTGGAACTTTTCTATCTCCTATTGGCTCGATGGAGAAGAAATTGCTCCTGATGAGCTTATAGGCGAGAATGGGGATGTTCAAATTCAGATTGAAACGTCTGCTAATGCGTCCGTCAATCCTATATTTTTTGAAAATTACTTATTACAGATCTCCGTTTCATTCGATTTAGAAAAATTTAAGGACATTAAAGCTCCTGACGGAGTATTCGCTAATGCTGGGAAGAATAAACAGATTACTTTTACGGTAATGCCCGAACAAGAGGAAACTCTCTTGTTAGAAGCAAACGTAACAGATTTTGAATTAGCTGGCATTGATATTGCAGCCGTTCCTTTTTCCATGTCCGTAGAGCTACCAGATATGGATTCTATGACTGGAGATTTCGCTACGCTAAGTGACGCTATTGAAGAGGTTCATAATGGTATTACTGAACTGCTGAATGGAATTACTGAGTTACACGATGGTGCAAGTGAGCTTCGCAGTGGTTCAAGGGAATATAGAGATGGAATTGCAGCTATTAATGACTCCTCAGCTGACTTAGTCCAGGCATCTGCAACTATTGGAGAAGCTCTTAAAACGTTAGATCAGTCTCTTAGAGGCAGTTTAGGAGAAGGAAGCTTGGACGAATTGCAGCAGCTTGAAGATGGGCTTATGCAAATGGCAAATGGCCTACGGGAAATGGCTACGGGACTTGAAACGTTAGGTACACACTTCGGAACATCCTACGAGATGCTGAACAATGCGATGGAGGAAATCCCAGAGCATGACGTTACTGAAGAAGACATTCAGCAGCTCTATGCTAGTGGTGCGAATCGTGCTGTGCTTGATAAGTTGATCAGTACGTATGCTGCTGCACAAAAAGCTAAAGGAACCTATAATGCTGTAAAGGAAAGCTTTGACGCCATGGAAACGACATTGAAGCAAGTCAATGGCTCCCTTACAGAAATGGCTGGTCAAATGACGGGCATAGCAGCGGAGCTGTCTGCCCCAACTAACCAAAATCCTGCAGAATCCTTAGCTCAGCTACAGGAAGGTATCTCTAGTCTTGCTCAGAATTACGAAGCCTTTCACACAGGTTTAGAAGACTATACGGGAGGAATCGGTCAGCTATCTAATTCCTATGGAGAGTTAGATCAAGGAATAGAAGGTTTAACTGATGGGATTGGAGAATTGAAAGATGGGGTTGGCGAGCTTCACGCTGGAACCGCAGAGCTGTCTTCATCCACCAGAGATTTACCAGACCAAATGAAAGACGAAGTGGATCAGCTAATGGCGGACTACGATCATTCTGATTTTGAAGTCGTATCCTTTGTATCTCAGGAAAATGAAAACATCAACCTTGTTCAATTTGTTTTCAGAACAGCGGATTTAAAGCACCCTGAGCCTGAAGTGACAGAAAATCAAGCAGAGGAAAAAGAAGGATTCTGGAATCGATTTATTAATTTGTTTAGGGATCTGTTCTAA
- a CDS encoding FecCD family ABC transporter permease — protein MKIREKKSWKVFLLSLFPLLALMSLLYSLSFGSVEVSIPDIINILLGDKQGEYYTIIWSVRLPRLLIAALVGMNLALAGALLQGVMRNPMADPHIIGVSSGAGLFGVFIMLVFPAYSHLLVPAAFIGAMTAAFIVYILAWNKGVSPIRIILAGVAVSAFLNSGVSALYTFYSDRVPGTISFMVGSLSAKSWQQFDVLWPYSLIGIFLAMIGAQRMNILMLGDAESRSLGLNTEGYRLWFIAIGALLAASAVSVVGLLGFVGLIVPHAARLLVGNDYRVLLPCSAFLGVIVVSVSDTLGRTLFSPIELPVGIIMGIIGAPFFIYLLRKKSSI, from the coding sequence ATGAAGATTAGAGAGAAAAAATCATGGAAAGTCTTTTTACTATCCCTATTTCCTTTACTTGCTTTGATGAGTCTGTTGTATAGCCTGTCTTTCGGTTCGGTAGAAGTCAGTATTCCGGATATTATTAACATTCTGCTTGGCGATAAGCAAGGCGAATACTATACGATCATCTGGAGTGTGCGGCTTCCACGTCTATTGATTGCTGCTCTTGTTGGAATGAATCTTGCATTAGCAGGAGCACTTCTACAGGGAGTTATGAGAAATCCGATGGCAGATCCCCATATTATTGGAGTTTCCTCTGGAGCTGGATTGTTTGGTGTGTTTATAATGCTAGTTTTTCCAGCATATAGTCATCTACTTGTTCCTGCTGCTTTCATAGGAGCTATGACAGCCGCTTTCATTGTATATATCCTAGCGTGGAACAAGGGAGTATCTCCTATACGAATCATATTAGCTGGAGTAGCCGTATCCGCTTTTTTAAACTCCGGAGTATCTGCCCTATATACCTTTTACAGTGATCGTGTTCCGGGAACGATTTCCTTTATGGTTGGGAGTCTTTCAGCGAAAAGCTGGCAGCAATTTGATGTACTATGGCCCTATTCGTTGATTGGGATTTTTCTGGCGATGATCGGGGCACAAAGAATGAACATTTTAATGCTCGGAGATGCGGAATCCCGTTCTTTGGGTTTAAATACTGAGGGATATCGTTTGTGGTTTATTGCTATCGGAGCCTTGCTTGCAGCAAGCGCAGTCAGTGTAGTCGGGCTACTTGGATTTGTAGGTCTTATTGTCCCACATGCTGCAAGACTTTTGGTAGGGAATGACTACCGTGTTCTGCTTCCATGCTCTGCTTTTCTCGGAGTAATTGTTGTATCTGTCTCCGATACCCTTGGGAGAACACTGTTTAGCCCGATCGAGCTACCAGTGGGAATCATTATGGGCATTATTGGAGCACCATTTTTCATATATCTACTAAGAAAGAAGAGTTCAATATGA
- a CDS encoding GyrI-like domain-containing protein: MSLFQQKLDLSRTDKNYYSATGTPQLIQLNEIPYLTITGYGAPESDMFINAVEALYTVAYAIKNISKKDAKDFVVPKLEGLWWVNSENEMLEVPRGDWHWKLMIRMPDFVSERIADDACKVAIAKKKKLDLIHNITFEIINEGACVQMMHIGPYSTEPDTIEHIHTFMHSHDFVQNGLHHEIYISDPRKVKPSLLKTILRYPVKKQK, from the coding sequence ATGAGCCTATTTCAACAAAAACTTGACCTATCTAGAACAGACAAAAATTATTATTCTGCAACAGGTACTCCCCAATTGATACAACTGAATGAAATCCCCTATCTTACGATTACGGGATATGGAGCTCCGGAAAGCGATATGTTTATAAATGCAGTAGAAGCTCTATATACAGTTGCCTACGCAATCAAAAATATTAGTAAGAAGGATGCCAAGGACTTTGTCGTTCCTAAGCTAGAGGGACTTTGGTGGGTAAATTCTGAGAATGAAATGCTTGAGGTCCCGCGTGGAGATTGGCATTGGAAGCTAATGATCCGAATGCCGGACTTTGTCAGTGAGAGGATCGCTGATGACGCCTGTAAGGTTGCCATCGCTAAGAAAAAGAAGCTTGATCTAATCCATAATATAACCTTTGAAATCATAAATGAAGGAGCATGCGTGCAAATGATGCACATTGGTCCTTACAGCACGGAGCCAGATACGATTGAGCATATTCATACTTTCATGCATTCCCATGATTTTGTCCAAAATGGGCTGCATCACGAAATCTATATATCCGATCCTCGAAAAGTCAAGCCCTCTCTTTTAAAGACAATTCTTCGTTACCCTGTAAAAAAACAAAAGTAA
- a CDS encoding ABC transporter ATP-binding protein — translation MMLESKQIHLSYNHSPVLSEVNVSFIEGKITSIIGPNGCGKSTFLQAIARQLTPDQGKIYLRGTDTTRWKRKDFAKEVAFLMQTHAQTPEITVSRLVEFGRFPHKKKFQRLAQEDYEVIEWAVHITQLEPLLDRNVQSLSGGERQRAWIAMALAQQPHLLLLDEPTTFLDIHHQLEIINMLKRLNKDHKMTIITVLHDMNQAAFVSDQIVVFKQGKLYRAGSPNEVITEMMLREVFNISAKITTEDGIPHISHMELIR, via the coding sequence ATGATGCTAGAATCAAAACAAATTCATTTATCCTACAACCATTCACCTGTACTGTCCGAAGTCAATGTGAGTTTTATTGAAGGGAAAATTACAAGTATCATCGGCCCGAACGGCTGCGGAAAAAGCACCTTTTTACAGGCAATTGCTCGTCAATTAACTCCTGATCAGGGAAAGATTTATTTGCGCGGAACAGATACAACCCGATGGAAAAGAAAAGACTTTGCCAAGGAAGTTGCTTTTTTAATGCAAACCCATGCACAGACTCCCGAAATTACAGTTAGCAGGTTGGTAGAGTTTGGGAGGTTTCCCCATAAAAAAAAGTTCCAGAGGTTAGCGCAGGAAGATTACGAGGTTATAGAGTGGGCAGTCCATATTACCCAACTGGAACCGTTGCTTGACCGTAATGTACAAAGCTTGTCTGGAGGAGAGAGGCAAAGGGCATGGATTGCGATGGCGTTGGCTCAGCAGCCTCATTTACTTTTGCTTGATGAACCGACTACCTTTTTAGATATTCACCATCAACTTGAAATTATTAATATGTTAAAAAGGCTGAATAAAGATCACAAGATGACTATCATTACGGTTCTACATGATATGAATCAAGCGGCATTTGTTTCCGATCAAATTGTCGTTTTCAAACAAGGAAAATTATATAGAGCTGGTTCGCCAAATGAAGTTATTACGGAAATGATGCTTCGAGAAGTATTTAATATCAGCGCGAAAATTACGACTGAGGACGGGATTCCACATATCAGCCATATGGAATTAATTCGGTAA
- a CDS encoding ABC transporter substrate-binding protein, which translates to MLKRNSTGLFVFIFIVVLVGCSSAANESSDKSVTAGQRSEDGAYFAFTDDEEKIVVLDHKPESIVVLNSEVLHSFYQIGGRAVGITMDVVIEPPEQARDIAIVGMMHEVNMELAFSLKPDLVIGQTFWHASLRQQFEEAEIPFMNLSTLTIDDLQANALLLARILGKEVQGDSAIQDMKERIQVILEQIPDESSTYAILTLMPGSIFLEQGPTIAVDIVDQFGFTNISTSLESGEMPGYIPFSMETLVKLDPDYLFLLVHGTNEEGQRIIQNELETNEAWHALKAVNNGSAHFLPSDLFVIAPGLDVYLSFEYLAKLLYPTIFSETDSFGVRK; encoded by the coding sequence GTGCTAAAACGTAACTCTACAGGATTGTTCGTTTTTATCTTTATAGTTGTTTTAGTTGGTTGTAGTTCTGCAGCTAATGAAAGCTCTGACAAGTCAGTGACAGCAGGACAACGGAGTGAAGACGGAGCTTATTTTGCTTTTACTGATGATGAAGAGAAGATAGTGGTGTTGGATCATAAGCCTGAAAGCATTGTTGTTCTTAATAGTGAGGTCCTTCATTCTTTTTATCAAATTGGGGGTAGAGCTGTGGGTATTACAATGGACGTTGTGATTGAACCTCCAGAGCAAGCAAGGGATATTGCCATTGTTGGCATGATGCATGAAGTAAATATGGAGTTGGCATTTAGTCTAAAGCCCGATTTAGTGATTGGACAAACTTTTTGGCATGCATCATTAAGACAGCAATTTGAAGAGGCTGAAATCCCTTTTATGAATTTATCTACGTTGACTATTGACGATTTGCAAGCCAATGCTCTTTTACTAGCACGAATTTTAGGGAAGGAAGTTCAAGGGGATTCTGCTATCCAAGATATGAAAGAACGCATTCAAGTCATTCTGGAGCAGATACCTGATGAGTCGTCCACCTATGCTATTTTAACTCTGATGCCTGGCTCCATCTTTTTGGAACAAGGTCCGACGATAGCTGTAGATATTGTTGATCAATTTGGATTTACGAATATTTCCACCTCACTAGAATCGGGGGAAATGCCCGGATATATTCCTTTCAGCATGGAGACATTGGTTAAGCTAGATCCGGATTATCTGTTTTTACTGGTGCATGGAACAAATGAGGAAGGGCAACGCATTATTCAGAACGAATTGGAAACCAATGAAGCTTGGCATGCATTAAAGGCAGTTAATAATGGCTCCGCCCATTTTCTACCTTCAGATCTATTCGTCATTGCACCTGGCTTAGACGTCTACCTTTCATTTGAGTATTTGGCAAAGTTATTATATCCGACTATATTCTCAGAAACAGATAGTTTTGGAGTTAGGAAATGA
- a CDS encoding nitroreductase family protein, whose translation MNTNQRTADFYTLIRERQSIRQYDPSVSISEDELKEIIGEAILAPSSSNLQPWRFVVVTDPDVKQKLFPIAYNQKQVLDAAATLILLGDTEAYHNADKIYSLAVKNGMPQEVKDSYVPRLLEMYPNMDRETARGVALIDGGLVAMQFMLAAKAHGYDTVPMGGFSAEQLVEAFDIPSHYVPVMLISVGKADGAGFPKTRLSVDEVTSWNSISGLQD comes from the coding sequence ATGAATACAAATCAGAGAACTGCCGATTTTTACACATTAATCCGTGAACGTCAATCGATTCGCCAATATGACCCTTCTGTTAGCATTTCAGAGGATGAGCTTAAAGAGATAATCGGAGAAGCCATCCTAGCTCCATCTTCATCAAATTTACAGCCATGGCGCTTTGTTGTGGTCACAGATCCAGATGTCAAGCAAAAGCTTTTCCCTATTGCCTATAACCAAAAGCAAGTGCTTGATGCAGCAGCTACCTTGATTTTACTAGGAGATACAGAAGCTTATCACAATGCGGATAAGATTTATAGCCTTGCTGTTAAGAACGGTATGCCACAGGAAGTAAAAGATTCCTATGTACCCCGCCTACTTGAAATGTACCCGAACATGGATCGTGAGACAGCTCGAGGTGTTGCCCTAATCGACGGTGGTCTAGTGGCGATGCAGTTTATGCTAGCAGCCAAAGCTCACGGTTATGATACAGTTCCGATGGGTGGCTTCTCAGCCGAACAGCTTGTAGAGGCTTTCGATATCCCATCTCACTATGTACCTGTCATGCTCATTTCTGTTGGTAAAGCAGACGGAGCTGGTTTTCCAAAAACTCGTCTGAGCGTGGACGAGGTCACATCGTGGAACTCAATCTCTGGACTACAGGATTAA